GCGCCGGATGATGCCGTCGTGCTCCTGGTCGACGCCGGGCAGGAAGCCGGGGACGTCCACCAGGGTGACCAGCGGGATGTTGAAGGCGTCGCAGAACTGGACGAACCGCGCGCCCTTCTCGCTGGCCTTGATGTCCAGCACGCCGGCCATCGCGATCGGCTGGTTGGCGACGATGCCGACGGTCCGGCCGTCGATCCGGGCCAGCGCGCAGACGATGTTCTGCGCCCAGAAGGCGTGCACCTCCAGGTACTCGCCGTCGTCGACGAGCTCCTCGATCACGGTGCGGATGTCGTAGGAGCGGTTGCCGTCCGCCGGGACCAGGTCGAGCAGCGCGTCCGCCGGCCGGTCGGCCGGGTCGACGGCCGCGACGACGGGCGGCAGCTCGCGGTTGTTGGCGGGCAGCAGCGACAGCAGGTAGCGGACCTCGGCGAGGCAGCTCTCCTCGTCGTCGTGGACGAAGTGCGCGACACCGGAGGTGCCGCCGTGCACGTCGGCGCCGCCGAGGCCGTTCTGGCTGATCTCCTCGCCGGTGACCGCCCGCACCACGTCGGGGCCGGTGATGAACATCTGCGAGATGTCGCGGACCGCGAACACGAAGTCGGTCAGCGCCGGCGAGTACGCCGCGCCGCCCGCGCACGGGCCGAGCATCACGCTGATCTGCGGAATCACCCCCGAAGCCTTGGTGTTGCGCTGGAAGATGCCGCCGTAGCCGGCCAGCGCGCTGACGCCCTCCTGGATCCGGGCGCCGGCGCCGTCGTTCAGCGACACCAGGGGCGCGCCGGCCGAGATGGCCATGTCCATCAGCTTGTGGATCTTCTGCGCGTGGGCCTCGCCCAGCGCACCGCCGAACACCCGGAAGTCGTGCGCGTACACGAAGACCGTGCGTCCGTCGACGGTGCCCCAGCCGGTGACCACACCGTCGCCGTAGGGTTTGCGGCGTTCCAGGCCGAAACCGGTGGCGCGGTGGCGGCGGAGCGACTCCACCTCGGTGAAACTGCCCTTGTCCAGCAGCAGGTCGATCCGCTCACGGGCGGTCAACTTGCCCTTCTTGTGCTGGCGTTCGGTCGCCTGCGGGTCCTCCCCCTCACGGGCGGCGATCCTTCGTCTGGTCAGCTCCTCCAGCGGACCGGGCGACTCGGTGAGTACGGCTTCCATCAGCTTTTCTCCATTTCCGAGACGAGTTTCGATTCAACGTCCGACGTTCCGTCAGAAAGCCTGAGCGCCGGTGGGACAGGGCTCGTGCGGCCCCGCCCCAACGACAGCAGGGGGAGGGCGGCCAGGGCGACGGCCAGGCCCCCCAGGCAGAGACCGACCCGCACACCCAGCCGCTCGGCGACCAGGCCGAACAACAGCGCGCCGAGCGGGGTCGACCCCTGCAAAATCAGCGTGTAGAGCGCCATCACGCGGCCGCGCAGGGCCGCTGCGCTGCCGAGCTGCACGCGGTGGTTGGCGGCCTGCGCGAAGTACACGGCCGCGAACCCGGTCAGGACCAGGGCGCCGGCCGCCGCGGCGGCGCTCGGCGCCAGGCCGGTGGCGGCCTCCAGCAGGCCCAGTGCCAGCGCCGAGCCGGCCACCGCGCGCGCCGCCGGACGGCCGGTGCGCATCGTGGTGGCCAGCGCGGCCGCCAGCGACCCGGCGGCGAACGCCGTTGACAGCAGCCCGAACGCCGCCGGGTCGTCGTGGAACCAGCCCTTGGCGAGCAGGGGCAGGCTGAGCTGGAAGGTGAACGCGAACACGCCGGCCGCGGCCAGCAGCAGCAGGGTGGCCAGCAGGTCGGGGCGGCCGCGGACGTACCGCAGCCCGTCCGAGACCCGGCTCTCCCGGCCCGGGCCCGGCCCGCGGAGCAGTTCGGCTGGCCGGATCAGCAGCAGCCCGGTGACGGTGCCCGCGTAGCTGACCGCGTTCAGCAGCATCACGCCGCCGGGCCCGGCCGCGCCGATCAGCACCCCGGCCAGCGCCGGGCCGGCCACCCGGGCCACGTTGAAGTAGGCGGCGCTCAGCGCGGACGCGTTCGGCAGCAGGTCGCCGCCGACCAGCTCGCTGACGAAGGACATCCGGGTCGGCACCTCGACCGCGTTGACCACGCCGAGGCCCAGCGCGCAGGCGTACACCGCGCCGAGCCCGGCGCTGCCGGTGAGCACCGGCACCGCCAGGGCCAGCGAGAGCGCGGCGGAGGCCAGGTTGGCGGCCACCAGCAGCCGCCGCTTGTCGTACCGGTCGGCGAGCCGGCCGCCGTACAGGGTCAGCAGCGCCATCGGCGCGAACTGCAGGGCGGTGACCGTGCCCAGGGCGGTGGCGGAGTCCCCGGTGAGGGAGAGCACCAGCCAGTCCTGGGCGGTGGCCATCATCCAGGTGCCGGCCACCGACACCACCTGGCCGATCGCGAACAGCCGGAAGTTGCGCACCCCCAGCGAGCGGAACGGCACGGTGGCGGCCCTGCTGACGGACCGTAGGACGGTGGACCGGGGCATCGTTCAGCCGCCCGCCGCCGCGCTCGCCGCGCGTCCGGCCAGGCACTCCTCGAAGAAGGACAGCGCCTGCAGGTGGTAGGCCCGGGCGGTCCAGCCCAGGCTGATGTTGTGGCCCGCGGCCCGCTGCCGGTGCACCGACACCGCCGGGGCGGCCGCGAACTGGGCCGCCAGCTCGGCGAGTTCGCCGTCGTCGTGGCGCCACCAGAGCTCCACCTCGGCGAACGTCAGCCGCACCGGCACCCGCACCCGGGCGGCCAGCTCGGCGAACCGGGCCGGCCACTGGGCGGCCTCCGCGCGCTCGCGCGGCGGCATCGGGCGGACCATCGCGTCGGCGTCCCGGAAGGTGTTCGGCGGGTAGTAGCGCAGCGCGCCCCAGTTGCGCCGCCAGTGCGCCTTCTGCGGGGCGGTGTTCAGCAGGTCGGGGTCGACCGCGTAGTCCCGGCCCAGCCCGGACACGTCCAGGCCGAGCAGCGGCGGCTCGCCGTCGACGGCCGGTCCGGCGGCGTGGGTGAGCGCCAGCTTGCCGCCGAAGGAGTGCGCCAGCAGGAACACGCCCTCGCCGACGGCGTGTTCGCGGGCGAACGCGGCCACCGCGGCGTGCAGCGCCGCGCCCTGCTCGGCCAGCGTGCGGCCGCCGGGGGCGGCGGCCGCGGAGTCCCCGTAGCCGGGCCGGTCCACCGCCAGCACCGTGTACCCGAGGTCGGCGCCCAGGGTGAGCAGCGACAGGTCGGGGTGCGCCTGGCCGTGGAAGTAGCCGGCGCTGGTGCCGCCGCCGTGCACGGCGAGCACGGTGGCCCGGGGCGGGCCGGCCGGCTCGGCGAGCAGCGCCGACAGCGTCAGGTCGCCGCCGGACAGCGAGATCCGCCGGACGGCGCCGCGCGGCGGAGCGACGGTGCTCATGGCCGCCTCCCGGCGGTTCGCGCGCTCACGCCGACTCCGCCGGGCCGAACCAGCGGGTGAGGGCCTCGGCGAGGCCGTCGGCGCCGGCGCCGGCCCAGGCCACGTAGCCGTCGGGGCGGACCAGGACGGCGCTCGCCCCGGCCACCGCCCACGGGTCGCGCAGGGTGCCGGTGACGGTGTCGACCCGGTCCTTCCAGGCGGCGGCGACGGCGCGCGGCGCGGCGTCGTCGGCGAGGTCGAGCAGCACGCCCTGGCCGCGGCGCAGCAGTTCGGGGGTGCGGACCTCGCCGGCCGCGGTCTCCAGGACCCGCGGGGGCAGCCGGCGGCCGGTCAGCGGGTGGGCGTCCTCGGCGGCCGGGTAGGCGATGTCGAGGTGGCCGACCCGTCCGGCCAGCAGGCGCTTGACGGAGTCGTGACGGCCGATCAGTTCGGCCATCAGCTCGCGCAGCGGCTGCGACTCGGGGCCGCCGAGGTAGATGGTGCCCTGGGCGCGGGTGTTGGCGAGCAGCCGCTCGCCGACCGGGTGGCGCTCCTGGTGGTAGCTGTCGAGCAGCGCCCGGTCGCCGTGGCCGCGGAGCACGGCGGCGAGCTTCCAGCCGAGGTTGGCGGCGTCCTGGACGCCGGTGCTCAGGCCCTGGCCGCCGGCCGGGAGGTGGATGTGCGCGGCGTCGCCGACCAGCAGGACCCGGCCCAGCCGGTACTGGGTGACCTGGCGGGTGGCGTCGGTGAAGTTGCTGACCCAGTCGGCGCCGCCGCCGGAGATGTCCTCGCCGGTGAGGCGCTGCCAGGCGGCGGCGACCTCGGCGAACTCGGTCTGCTCGGTGCGGTCGGCGGGCGGGGTGCCGTGCTCGCAGACGATGATCCGGTCGACGTTCTCGGCGAGCGGCGCGGCCATCACCATGCCGGCCGGCACCCGCTCGCCGAGCGGCCGGGGCTTGACCGCGCAGCCGACCACGTCGGCGAGGTACATGCCGCGGGTGGCGGCGGTGCCGGGGAAGTCGAAGCCGGCGGCGCGGCGGACCGCACTGTGCCCGCCGTCCGCGCCGACCAGGTAGCGGGCCCGCAGCCGGTGTTCGGCGCCCTCGTGCAGCATCGTGGCGGTGACGCCGTCGGCGTCCTGCTCCAGGCCCTGGAACTCCCAGCCGCGGCGCAGTTCGGCGCCGAGCTCGGTCGCCCACTCCTCCAGCACCTGTTCGGTGCGGGACTGCGGGATGCCGCGGGCGCCGAAGTGGCCGTCGGGCAGCACCGTGTAGTCGAAGACCACGCCGCCGAAGTGGCCGAGCGGGCTGGTCTCCAGGCCCTCGAAGCGGTCGGCCAGGCCGCGCTGGTCGAAGGTCTCCAGGGCCCGGGCGGTGAAGCCCAGGCCGCGGGACTGGCCGGTGGGGGCGGCCAGCTTCTCCACCACCAGCACGCTGGCGCCGCCGAGGCGCAGCTCGCCGGCCAGCATCAGTCCGGCCGGTCCGGCGCCGACGACGACGACGTCCGCGTCGATCTCCCCGTTCATCTCTTCCTCCTGATACGTGGTCAGTGGTGCACGGCGGGTGCG
The DNA window shown above is from Streptomyces sp. TLI_171 and carries:
- a CDS encoding acyl-CoA carboxylase subunit beta yields the protein MEAVLTESPGPLEELTRRRIAAREGEDPQATERQHKKGKLTARERIDLLLDKGSFTEVESLRRHRATGFGLERRKPYGDGVVTGWGTVDGRTVFVYAHDFRVFGGALGEAHAQKIHKLMDMAISAGAPLVSLNDGAGARIQEGVSALAGYGGIFQRNTKASGVIPQISVMLGPCAGGAAYSPALTDFVFAVRDISQMFITGPDVVRAVTGEEISQNGLGGADVHGGTSGVAHFVHDDEESCLAEVRYLLSLLPANNRELPPVVAAVDPADRPADALLDLVPADGNRSYDIRTVIEELVDDGEYLEVHAFWAQNIVCALARIDGRTVGIVANQPIAMAGVLDIKASEKGARFVQFCDAFNIPLVTLVDVPGFLPGVDQEHDGIIRRGAKLLYAYCNATVPRVSVVLRKAYGGAYIVMDSRSIGADVALAWPGNEIAVMGADGAANVVFRREIAAAADPDEMRREKIDQYKRELVHPYYAAERGLIDEVIDPRETRLMLARSLAMLTTKHAELPRRKHGNPPQ
- a CDS encoding MFS transporter, with translation MPRSTVLRSVSRAATVPFRSLGVRNFRLFAIGQVVSVAGTWMMATAQDWLVLSLTGDSATALGTVTALQFAPMALLTLYGGRLADRYDKRRLLVAANLASAALSLALAVPVLTGSAGLGAVYACALGLGVVNAVEVPTRMSFVSELVGGDLLPNASALSAAYFNVARVAGPALAGVLIGAAGPGGVMLLNAVSYAGTVTGLLLIRPAELLRGPGPGRESRVSDGLRYVRGRPDLLATLLLLAAAGVFAFTFQLSLPLLAKGWFHDDPAAFGLLSTAFAAGSLAAALATTMRTGRPAARAVAGSALALGLLEAATGLAPSAAAAAGALVLTGFAAVYFAQAANHRVQLGSAAALRGRVMALYTLILQGSTPLGALLFGLVAERLGVRVGLCLGGLAVALAALPLLSLGRGRTSPVPPALRLSDGTSDVESKLVSEMEKS
- a CDS encoding alpha/beta hydrolase, with translation MSTVAPPRGAVRRISLSGGDLTLSALLAEPAGPPRATVLAVHGGGTSAGYFHGQAHPDLSLLTLGADLGYTVLAVDRPGYGDSAAAAPGGRTLAEQGAALHAAVAAFAREHAVGEGVFLLAHSFGGKLALTHAAGPAVDGEPPLLGLDVSGLGRDYAVDPDLLNTAPQKAHWRRNWGALRYYPPNTFRDADAMVRPMPPRERAEAAQWPARFAELAARVRVPVRLTFAEVELWWRHDDGELAELAAQFAAAPAVSVHRQRAAGHNISLGWTARAYHLQALSFFEECLAGRAASAAAGG
- a CDS encoding FAD-dependent monooxygenase, which codes for MNGEIDADVVVVGAGPAGLMLAGELRLGGASVLVVEKLAAPTGQSRGLGFTARALETFDQRGLADRFEGLETSPLGHFGGVVFDYTVLPDGHFGARGIPQSRTEQVLEEWATELGAELRRGWEFQGLEQDADGVTATMLHEGAEHRLRARYLVGADGGHSAVRRAAGFDFPGTAATRGMYLADVVGCAVKPRPLGERVPAGMVMAAPLAENVDRIIVCEHGTPPADRTEQTEFAEVAAAWQRLTGEDISGGGADWVSNFTDATRQVTQYRLGRVLLVGDAAHIHLPAGGQGLSTGVQDAANLGWKLAAVLRGHGDRALLDSYHQERHPVGERLLANTRAQGTIYLGGPESQPLRELMAELIGRHDSVKRLLAGRVGHLDIAYPAAEDAHPLTGRRLPPRVLETAAGEVRTPELLRRGQGVLLDLADDAAPRAVAAAWKDRVDTVTGTLRDPWAVAGASAVLVRPDGYVAWAGAGADGLAEALTRWFGPAESA